The genomic segment GCGCCATCACCTGGCACTTTGACCACTGAGCGGATTGATACCgattgacatcaattgatcaaatGGACCCAGTCAATCCTGTTTGGCCTGGCCAACCCGGGCGGCTTATCAACATTGACCACAGCCGCCAGATGTGAGTGTGCCACAGGCGCATCCACACCACACCTCCGGATGCATCCAAATGGCTGAACTCTGCCAAACTGGTAGAAAGTCAGCGAGGCTTCAGCTTCGACAGTACTTCAAGGGTCAAGTGGCATGTGGGCCATTCTGAACCGGCCATTGTGAAACCGCAGCTCAACGTCGACCACGACCAACACACTCGTTTATTATCTTCAGCCTCTCCTCTCGTACCGAAGCAGCTCGCTTTTGACTACTGACGCACTCGAACCGGATTTGAATTTCGCCATGATCGATCTCGGTTGACTAGGTGTACCATTGATTCTTAGTCCGTCGTCGAACCCCCTTCCTCGTAAAATTCCAGTCATCACGACCAACGATTTCGATTTCGACGGCATCGCTACTAATCCAAGAAGCAAAGCAACTGCACGGCGGCTCGGCCCCTGGTGGGCTAGCAGCCAATATGCAACTCAGTCCTTTACAATCGCGACTCGTAGCGTCGTTGGCTGCTACTTTGTGTCTCGTGGCACTCTACTTGTTGCTTTCATCTCCAAGGGGGGCACTCGCCGCTGAGCTTTCTCCTGGCTCGCCGTCATGGATGGACTTGGCCGtcctcgacaaggacaaTGTCGAACTACAAACCTCGTCGACGTACGATCCCATATTTGGCCTCTTCAGTCGCAGTATACTCGGGCGAGCACAGGATATGACGCCCCTCGAAAATAACAAGCCACTGGCATTGAACCTCGACCCGGGTTCCGCACCGATATGCTACGTTATCAAAAAGGGCTCTCTGGCGCCGATTGCTTCAAAGGGAGACCAGAAAAGGCAGGCCGATTCTGAAGGCGGGGGCAGCAGCGGAAACATCGCCATTTTTATATCTGCGAACACCTGTTTCCAACCCACGACCAAGGCCGACAAAAAGGTCACGACTCCTCCACAAATGACCTTGCTTGTATCTAACCAAACAGACGCGGGATGCCCGCAAATCACGAGTACCTCTAGTGGCGCCGAAGCCAAAGGATTTACCTCCAGAGCCTTTCATGAGGGTGCTGTGACGTTGAGCATCAACGCCACCAATGATGTCTATGTTGCGATATATGCGCCCAAGGTATCTGACGATTTTGAAGGGCGCTATAATTTTGAAATCGCGGTATCCAACAGCTCATACTTTCACCAATACCAAGAGACCGGCGGCGCAGAGCTCCTTTGGATGGACAGCGACTCAACCTCAGCTTTGCTTGTTACTCGAAATCTGACTGACGAGTCCACTGAAATTCGACACGTCATGGGTGGAATCCCGCCTTATGAGCTGTATGTGAGCGGTGCAGATGCGCAGTATCTGAATGGGATGCGCCGCTCGGCCTGCGGATTGCAAAAGAATGCGCTCATTGGGACGAACCAGCAAGGCAATGCGAAAAACAACAGCATGGTCAAGACGGCCATGACCCTCAGAGGACCAGGAGGCTTGCCGAAACAACAGTTTTATGTTGTGGGCCTCAACGCGACGTCGGCGTATAGTGGCGTGATGATAAAGCCTGCCAATGTGACGGTCAATGCAAAACGGGACGAAGCCGACGGTAGCGTTCCAACAAGCCCAGGTAGCATTGTCTACCAGGCCACCACGTTTCAGACCAATGCTGGTGAGTTTAACATCTCGACTGAGGCAATGTGAGTACGTTTGGAATTGTGCACCCTGCTAATTAATCCTAATACAGCGCCGAACTGCAAAGTAGTGACAGATCTGGAGTTCTGTGACGAAATCCAGTATGCTGTGCCTGGAAACGACGGGAAATATAACAACACTGAGCTGGCAAAGGCCTACGACAACTATGCCAAGGAAATGTATGACAATTTTCTCAAAGCCATGATGCAAGTAGCATGCGAGACGGATAGGACGTCAAAATACTCGCTGGCTAGAGATTGCAGTGACTGCAAACGAGCATACAAGCGATGGCTCTGCACCGTCAGCATTCCACGTTGCGAAGACTTCCAGGGCGAGTCGCAATTCAGTGTGATCCGCAATGTTGGCCAGTCTTTCCCCAACGGCACAATGCTAGCCACCGATGTCCGAGCGAACCTGGCAACGATTCCATCTCAGAATACATCACGAAATGGATTTATTGACACAACGATTCAGCCCGGACCATACAGGGAAATCATGCCATGCGAGGACATTTGCTATCAGGTTGTCCAGAGCTGTCCGTcaaaacttggcttcaattgTCCGCAACCAGGCATGTACGGCTTCAACGTGAGCTATGGAAAACGAGATGGGGACAGTTCAACCGTGTCGTGTAATTTTCCAGGGGAAGCGCGAACACCTATCAGTGGAGTTGCAGCAATTATACCCAACCTGACGCTTTTGATGGGTGTTTTAGCCCTGTCAGGTATGTTGATGCACGGGTAATGGACGGAGGTCGCATCACGATGCCTCTCTGCAAAAGGTTATGAAAATCATATGGCGGCGTTGAGCGATTTTGGATTAGTTTTTCCGGGTCTCGTTTTCTGTTTTGAATGATCATAGACGAAGGGTCGAAGGATATCAGTGGTAATACATTAGTATGGGATGCACAGAACGAggtttggcgatgctgtTGGAGGAATATATAACAATGAAGGTTGGTGGGGAGTAGACAAGTGCCTGGACATGAGCAGGCGGCATTCAGGAACTGTAAGTAGCAGTTACCGTAATATAATTCTACGGACATTTCAAGTATCTATCTGAGACAGGGAAGATCTAGATGATGGCGTGCGTAGGCGGTAGGCATCTCGTAGCTTACTGGGCCAAGATGGAGAGTGTATGCTTATGCATTGTGTGACGGTGACCGACGGATAAACTATTCAGTTTTGAGATATCGTCATGTTGCATCTTTAAGTTAAACAAGTTGAGTACAAGAGCTGCTTCAGCATTCGGCCCAGGAAGAAAATCGCTTCAATTGAGCGAGTGCCGAAGCCGGtctccaacagcagccagATCAGTCAAGCAACGTCTGGTGTACGTTGACATGTTTCCCCTCACTCGGCTGTCGTCCTTGGTGGGGGTTCACAAACAAACATACATCCCTGGCAGCGAACTTCGGCAAGCACCGTATTTTCACTTTTGACTCTTTTTCCTAGCCCGCTCCCTCTTCCCTCTTCCCTCTTTCAATCATAATATTTTAGAGTTGCGGCAAAGTCGAGAGATATACACCAACCTCAGGCTACTGACCTTCAATATGACGACCCTGTCACTTCAACCAGTGGACAACAACATCGTTGGACGTCTCGCATTGGTGACTGGCGCAACGTGAGCCATTCCCCTATCCCGGAGTTCATCTTCGATAGACTAACAGAATAAAACAACAGAGGAGGCATCGGTTCAGCGTGTGCCAGAGCCCTCGCCGCAGATGGCTGTGACGTTGTCCTTCACTACTCATCCAGCCTTGTAACTTACACCTCACcacaccaaaaccaccacaaacacaccGACATCACTAACACATCCTCCCAGGACAAAGCAGAAGATCTAGCCCAGCAGCTCCGAGAGCGTCACCCAGAACAACTCTTCACCATAGCCCGCGCTGATCTAACCTCCCGGGAAGCGACGCGCCAACTCGTCCCCAACATCCTCTCTGATCCAGCCGTCAGCGCCAAACACAAATCCATCTCCATTCTGGTCGCCAATGCCGGCGTGGGCCGTCGCATAAGAGACATCAAGGACATTGAGGAAGACGACTGGGACCACATGCTGGAGATTAACTCGCGGAGTCAGTTTGTCGTGACCAAGGCGTGTCTGCCGGCAATGAGGGAGCAGCGCTGGGGCAGGGTGATATTGGTAGGCAGCATTGCGAGTAAAGGGGGCGGCATCAACGGGTGTCACTATGCGGCGAGTAAGGGCGCAATGACGTGAGTTCCATCATGCGTGCCTTGGTAGTGGGCATGTGCTGACGGCTCCGCAGGTCGATGGGCTTGAACTTGGCTACGGTTCTCGCCCCAGAAGGTATCACGGTTAATATCGTATGTTTTGGCTGCTAACTCGTCGTGCTGCTTTGTATCTCAAACTTACTTGCCCTAGGTCCAACCGGCCATGATAGGAGCCACGGGCATGATTCCCACACCAAAGGCAACGTATGGATGTTGTGCTTGAGTGTCATGTATATACACTAACAGTGCCTAGAACGTGGGAAAGCAACGttgacaaggaagagcttCGGACCACGGATCCGGGTCTCGCTATTGCTAGTAGCGTACCGGTTCACAGGCTGGGAACACCAGAGGAGGTGGGTAATATTGTGTCCATGTAAGTTTTATGAGATTTTTTGTATGGTTGATGTGATTAACATGGGTTAGGTTTGCGAGAACGGGGTATATGACGGGGCAGGAGGTGCTTGTTTCTGGGGGTTTGCGATAGGTGCTCAAGTAGTTGGACGCGGATCGGTGATTGTGGGAAgtttgggatgtgatgatGCAGATGTAATGTTAGCTGGCAGACCTTGGTCGAATTCTGAACAGGATTTGAGTCTGGAATTAACCAGAATGTGTGCATGTTGGAGTTAGTGCCAGTTGCGAAAGCGACAGAGTCAATTGGTGGCCATTGCCATATTTTATATCCTTAGCCGCGGATGCAAGAACGAAGAACCAGACTCGTCTGGAAGCTTTAGCGGGAGTCTGGAGCTCAGTCGgggtcagggtcagggtcaggTCAGGGTCCGTCTTCAGGTCCCACTTGCTCCAGACAAGTCCAGACGggccaagtccatgtctggcgCAGCAGAGAACAGGAACAGAGGCCACCTTGCCAAATATTCGAACCCACCGCGCAACAAAAATGGagcacaaccaccaacaccggAACCAATCAAatcaaccaaccagacctccTCTCCTCAAGCAGCACAAGTGCAGGCCACTTCGCGAAAGCTAGCTCACTcgaccacttgagcagtttgACCTTCAACCTCCCTTCTCTGACCTTCTATACCTTCTATCCATCCCACACAATCGAGTCGCCTGAATCCCGATTCTTCATCCCCCCCCGACTCAACTCCCTCGCCTCGCTCTGGTTTCCGCCCTGTTTGCGTCTTGTAAATCTGCCCGTCATGCTGTTCACTTCATTGCTCTCCGTCCTTGCTCTGCAAGTCTTGGGCGCCACCGCGGTATGTCAGTTCAAAAAGTGGCccgtcaccaccaaacctccaaaaccatcaattcccctcatcaccacctcaATTGCTCCAATCCCAAAAACATCAATTGCAAAAAGTCAAGCCCCTATGCCTAACAACATGTTTCACAGGCCGACGCCGCGCCGCCCGCCTCTGACAGCAAGCAGCCCCAGCTGGCCGCCGACGTGAAGACCACCTTCCCCGACGCCGACATTCTGGGCGTGCGCCTCATCAACGGCCGTCCGACCAAGGCCCTCGTCGAAATCACCAACAAGGAAGACTCACCCATTCAAATCGCCTTCCTTGCCGGCGTCCTGGCTACCACGCAGACCCTCCCCGAAGGAACGCCCGCGTACCAGGGCATCATTCGCAACCTGACGGCCGTGCAGTACAACCACGCCATCGAGGCCGGCGAGACCAAGAGCTTCCCCTACTCCTTTGTCGTCGACATGCAGCCCCAGGACGTGAGACTGCAGCTCGCCGCTGTTCTCACCAGCGCCAAGGGCGATCTGTACCAGGTGGAAGCCCACGATGGTGTCGCTGGCATTGTCGAAGCCCCCACTAGCTTCCTCGATCCTCAAATGTGAGCACGTACTTTACCAAATTGAATAAAATATACGACGTGCTAACAACTCCCCAGCATCTTCCTCTATCTCGTCCTGTCTGCCGCCTTCGCCGGAACCCTCTACTTCGTCTACAAGACCTGGATCGAAGCCCTCTTCCCGCAAGCCAAGCGCACCAAGCCCGCCGCTGGTcccaaaaaggccaagaagtCCCCCGACGCTGACGCTGCCCTCTCTGGCTCCGAGTCCGTCGGCACCACTACCGGAAGCAAGACCTACGACGAGAGCTGGATCCCCGAGCACCACATCAACCGTCCTGTTGCGAAGCGCTCCAAGTCCActcccaagaagaaggttgtCGAGTAAAGCTTGTCTTTGCTCCCTTGTCGACAGAAACGGGGTTTTCGCTATTCTTGGATCCTAGGGATGGACGTGTAATTTACGTAGGGATGTATCAGTGCAGACTGCCCAGGTGACGTCTGGTGGTAAGACGCCAAATGTAGCATTCAGCTGTAGCCAAGAGATGGGAGATTGTGTACGGGTTAGGATGGACGGAAAAAAGGATAAACAAAAGCTATTGTACAGTATTTTGTGTACCATGGCATCAGAAATTATAAATATTCCAACAAGTACCGCGTTCGCATTGCCACTCCATCTTGATTAGGATGCATTTTGTACTCATGACTAGTACGTATATTCATCTAGCTTCATAATCCTGTCATCTAAATCGTATACACCACTAGCAAGTACCCATACCGTCACCATATATTCATCCATCCCGTCTTCTCTCGGCCGCCTCCCCAGCAAGATAGCTCATCACCGCCTTCTCTTGTATTCTCGCATCCCGCTCTCCC from the Pochonia chlamydosporia 170 chromosome 6, whole genome shotgun sequence genome contains:
- a CDS encoding stretch-activated Ca channel (similar to Metarhizium acridum CQMa 102 XP_007808776.1), whose translation is MQLSPLQSRLVASLAATLCLVALYLLLSSPRGALAAELSPGSPSWMDLAVLDKDNVELQTSSTYDPIFGLFSRSILGRAQDMTPLENNKPLALNLDPGSAPICYVIKKGSLAPIASKGDQKRQADSEGGGSSGNIAIFISANTCFQPTTKADKKVTTPPQMTLLVSNQTDAGCPQITSTSSGAEAKGFTSRAFHEGAVTLSINATNDVYVAIYAPKVSDDFEGRYNFEIAVSNSSYFHQYQETGGAELLWMDSDSTSALLVTRNLTDESTEIRHVMGGIPPYELYVSGADAQYLNGMRRSACGLQKNALIGTNQQGNAKNNSMVKTAMTLRGPGGLPKQQFYVVGLNATSAYSGVMIKPANVTVNAKRDEADGSVPTSPGSIVYQATTFQTNAAPNCKVVTDLEFCDEIQYAVPGNDGKYNNTELAKAYDNYAKEMYDNFLKAMMQVACETDRTSKYSLARDCSDCKRAYKRWLCTVSIPRCEDFQGESQFSVIRNVGQSFPNGTMLATDVRANLATIPSQNTSRNGFIDTTIQPGPYREIMPCEDICYQVVQSCPSKLGFNCPQPGMYGFNVSYGKRDGDSSTVSCNFPGEARTPISGVAAIIPNLTLLMGVLALSVDNNIVGRLALVTGATGGIGSACARALAADGCDVVLHYSSSLDKAEDLAQQLRERHPEQLFTIARADLTSREATRQLVPNILSDPAVSAKHKSISILVANAGVGRRIRDIKDIEEDDWDHMLEINSRSQFVVTKACLPAMREQRWGRVILVGSIASKGGGINGCHYAASKGAMTSMGLNLATVLAPEGITVNIVQPAMIGATGMIPTPKATTWESNVDKEELRTTDPGLAIASSVPVHRLGTPEEVGNIVSMFARTGYMTGQEVLVSGGLR
- a CDS encoding signal sequence receptor alpha chain (similar to Metarhizium acridum CQMa 102 XP_007814791.1), whose protein sequence is MLFTSLLSVLALQVLGATAADAAPPASDSKQPQLAADVKTTFPDADILGVRLINGRPTKALVEITNKEDSPIQIAFLAGVLATTQTLPEGTPAYQGIIRNLTAVQYNHAIEAGETKSFPYSFVVDMQPQDVRLQLAAVLTSAKGDLYQVEAHDGVAGIVEAPTSFLDPQIIFLYLVLSAAFAGTLYFVYKTWIEALFPQAKRTKPAAGPKKAKKSPDADAALSGSESVGTTTGSKTYDESWIPEHHINRPVAKRSKSTPKKKVVE